Proteins encoded together in one Microcebus murinus isolate Inina chromosome 16, M.murinus_Inina_mat1.0, whole genome shotgun sequence window:
- the LOC105865964 gene encoding LOW QUALITY PROTEIN: DET1- and DDB1-associated protein 1 (The sequence of the model RefSeq protein was modified relative to this genomic sequence to represent the inferred CDS: deleted 1 base in 1 codon) encodes MADFLKGLPVYNKSNFSRFHADSVCKASNRRPSVYLPTREYPSEQIIVTEKTNILLRTYLHQQWDKKNAAKKRDQEQVELEGESSALPRKVARTDSPDTHEDT; translated from the exons ATGGCAGATTTTTTGAAAGGCTTGCCTGTCTACAACAAGAGCAATTTTAGTCGATTCCATGCTGACTCCGTGTGCAAAGCCTCGAACCGCCGTCCCTCAGTCTACCTGCCCACGCGGGAGTACCCGTCTGAACAGATCATCGTGACAGAAAAGACAAACATCCTCCTGCGC ACCTACCTACATCAGCAATGGGACAAAAAGAACGCTGCCAAGAAGAGAGACCAGGAACAAGTGGAGCTTGAAGGCGAGAGCTCAGCACTGCCCCGCAAGGTGGCTCGGACCGACAGCCCAGACACGCACGAGGACACTTAA